In Actinomadura citrea, a single window of DNA contains:
- a CDS encoding HAD family hydrolase, with the protein MRRFWQSEFWGRGRDEDHKSAGQVAAAAAAEFAPLPTPDPAAAAFFDVDNTMMRGASIYYFARGLAARKLFTMRDLAMFAWGQAAFRLRGSENSEHIGSAKEAALAFVAGQKVSGIVKLSEEIYDEVMADRIWHGTRTLALQHLDSGQQVWLVTATPVEVARTIAHRLGLTGALGTVAETREGVYTGRLVGNLLHGPAKAEAVRALAQREGLDLARCSAYSDSINDLPMLTVVGHPHAVNPDAELRAHARDHGWPIHDFRTGRKVTMVALPAAAGAGALAGGVAAGIALRRHYRAN; encoded by the coding sequence ATGCGGCGATTCTGGCAGTCCGAATTCTGGGGACGCGGCAGGGACGAGGACCACAAGAGCGCGGGCCAGGTGGCCGCGGCCGCGGCGGCCGAGTTCGCCCCGCTCCCGACCCCCGACCCCGCCGCGGCGGCGTTCTTCGACGTCGACAACACGATGATGCGCGGCGCGTCGATCTACTACTTCGCGCGCGGGCTCGCGGCCCGCAAGCTGTTCACCATGCGCGACCTCGCCATGTTCGCCTGGGGGCAGGCCGCGTTCCGGCTGCGCGGCAGCGAGAACTCCGAGCACATCGGCAGCGCCAAGGAGGCCGCGCTCGCGTTCGTCGCCGGGCAGAAGGTCAGCGGGATCGTCAAGCTGAGCGAGGAGATCTACGACGAGGTGATGGCCGACCGCATCTGGCACGGCACCCGCACCCTCGCCCTCCAGCACCTCGACTCCGGGCAGCAGGTGTGGCTCGTCACCGCCACGCCCGTCGAGGTCGCCCGGACGATCGCGCACCGGCTCGGCCTCACCGGCGCGCTCGGCACGGTCGCCGAGACCCGTGAGGGCGTCTACACCGGCCGGCTCGTCGGGAACCTGCTGCACGGACCGGCGAAGGCGGAGGCCGTGCGGGCCCTGGCGCAGCGCGAGGGGCTCGACCTCGCGCGCTGCTCGGCCTACAGCGACTCGATCAACGACCTGCCGATGCTGACCGTCGTCGGCCACCCGCACGCCGTGAACCCGGACGCCGAGCTGCGCGCCCACGCCCGGGACCACGGCTGGCCGATCCACGACTTCCGCACGGGCCGCAAGGTCACGATGGTCGCGCTGCCCGCCGCCGCGGGCGCCGGGGCCCTCGCGGGCGGTGTCGCTGCGGGCATCGCGCTGCGCCGCCACTACCGGGCGAACTGA
- a CDS encoding ATP-binding protein, producing the protein MTVELRVLSGVACRGRDVTSPRLRGLLALLAGEPRAGVSVVRLVEGLWPEERPENPAKALQVVVSRARSQLGADVVASTPTGYRIGLDESAVDASAVVLAASASARCSRDGDHAGALSHAEAGLALWDGPPEPDGADDPVAALRADRIPTYWTLTRARALALSRLGRHAEGREALTRAAREYPRDEEVLAELLRCEAATAGPSAALARYESYRRSLRDELGTDPGGALQRVQQELLQDEAPVVRRGVAHEPNPLLGRTADLAAVLDLLRTSRVTSIVGAGGLGKTRLANTVAREAPQRAVHYVPLAGVARDKDVAGEVASVLGVGESSRVHGRVGGPADLVSAIAEVLGPGSVLLVLDNCEHVVEGAAGLAGALVSMTRDLRILTTSRAPLGLSSESVYPLPALDLPTSAELFRQRAQAARPGAGLPPGAVEELCRHLDGLPLAIELAAARVRVMSVPEIARGLDDRFALLRGNARDAPSRHRTMHAVVDWSWNLLSPSGRAAMRSLSVFPAGFTADAARHVLGGVQRGDALEILEDLVDQSLLEPAEGGPGTRFRMLESVREFSAAHREAEGETDRAVGGLLAWAREFGAAHHEALFGAEPFAPVERVRVEQDNLQQALRHGLARRDGPAVAAVTAVLGGVWTLEAAYSRLLALAEETAGLLSRHRPGPGDVETTRTALALSVLATSLFQGPQATRALVALRRLPPAPPDGLVPAMATVLAALPEILAPGGSSLDELCARDEPLVAAIANCVTGYLRERDGDVAGALAATESMIGMPGAPDIPWCRLLAHSRLSELLIQLDQHDRALHHLRISLGLLERYQWPDMFGLMWALASGHLSLGEYDEAEQWLDQSLVHGPDESFGTAAFNLGARAEIALGRGDVDTGLRLWREAVERLAAEDGPMPHTGLDPWTLEAQCVTVVAHARHGRVALVEDIVAGLPAKLAALVDGPPFPMPAFYMDLPVSGGLLLALAMVDLARPGAPPAVRTRAARAIALAQRLHHIRSFHPTMSTAAISRAAADADGPAYSDAVSEYAGLGREELRAAARKLAREFGRG; encoded by the coding sequence GTGACCGTCGAGCTGAGGGTGCTGTCCGGGGTCGCCTGCCGCGGGCGGGACGTCACGAGCCCGCGCCTGCGCGGCCTCCTCGCGCTCCTCGCGGGCGAGCCGCGGGCGGGCGTGTCCGTCGTCCGGCTGGTGGAGGGGCTCTGGCCCGAGGAGCGCCCGGAGAACCCCGCCAAGGCGCTCCAGGTGGTCGTGTCCCGGGCGAGGTCGCAGCTGGGCGCGGACGTCGTCGCCAGCACGCCGACCGGGTACCGCATCGGCCTGGACGAGTCCGCGGTCGACGCCTCCGCGGTGGTGCTCGCCGCCTCGGCGAGCGCGCGCTGCTCCCGCGACGGCGACCACGCGGGCGCCCTCTCGCACGCCGAGGCGGGACTGGCGCTCTGGGACGGGCCGCCCGAACCGGACGGCGCGGACGATCCGGTGGCCGCCCTGCGCGCGGACCGGATCCCGACCTACTGGACGCTGACGCGAGCCCGCGCACTGGCCCTTTCGCGGCTCGGCCGGCACGCGGAGGGCCGCGAGGCGCTCACCCGCGCCGCCCGGGAGTACCCGCGCGACGAGGAGGTGCTCGCGGAACTGCTGCGGTGCGAGGCCGCGACTGCCGGGCCGTCGGCGGCGCTGGCGCGGTACGAGTCCTACCGGCGCTCGCTGCGCGACGAGCTGGGCACCGATCCGGGAGGCGCGCTCCAGCGCGTCCAGCAGGAGCTGCTCCAGGACGAGGCGCCGGTGGTCCGGCGCGGCGTGGCGCACGAGCCGAACCCGCTGCTCGGCCGGACCGCGGACCTCGCCGCCGTCCTCGACCTGCTGCGCACGTCCCGCGTCACCTCGATCGTCGGCGCGGGCGGGCTGGGCAAGACGCGGCTCGCGAACACCGTCGCGCGGGAGGCGCCGCAGCGGGCGGTGCACTACGTCCCCCTCGCCGGCGTCGCGCGGGACAAGGACGTGGCGGGCGAGGTCGCATCCGTCCTCGGGGTCGGCGAGTCGTCGCGCGTCCACGGACGCGTCGGCGGGCCCGCCGACCTCGTCTCGGCGATCGCGGAGGTGCTCGGGCCCGGCTCCGTCCTGCTCGTGCTGGACAACTGCGAGCACGTCGTCGAGGGCGCCGCCGGCCTCGCCGGCGCGCTGGTGTCGATGACCCGCGACCTGCGGATCCTCACCACGAGCCGCGCGCCGCTCGGGCTGTCGTCGGAGTCGGTCTACCCGCTGCCCGCGCTGGACCTGCCGACGTCGGCCGAGCTGTTCCGCCAGCGGGCGCAGGCGGCGCGTCCCGGCGCCGGCCTGCCCCCCGGCGCGGTGGAGGAGCTGTGCCGCCACCTGGACGGGCTGCCGCTCGCGATCGAGCTGGCGGCGGCGCGCGTCCGCGTCATGTCCGTGCCCGAGATCGCCCGCGGCCTGGACGACCGCTTCGCCCTGCTGCGCGGGAACGCGCGCGACGCGCCGTCCCGGCACCGGACCATGCACGCGGTCGTGGACTGGAGCTGGAACCTGCTCTCCCCGTCCGGCCGGGCGGCCATGCGGTCGCTGTCGGTCTTCCCGGCGGGTTTCACCGCGGACGCGGCACGCCACGTCCTGGGCGGCGTCCAGCGCGGCGACGCGCTGGAGATCCTGGAGGACCTCGTCGACCAGTCCCTCCTGGAACCCGCGGAGGGCGGCCCCGGGACCCGCTTCCGGATGCTGGAGAGCGTCCGCGAGTTCAGCGCGGCCCACCGGGAGGCCGAGGGCGAGACGGACCGCGCGGTGGGCGGCCTGCTCGCCTGGGCGCGGGAGTTCGGCGCGGCGCACCACGAGGCGCTGTTCGGCGCCGAGCCGTTCGCTCCCGTGGAGCGCGTGCGGGTCGAGCAGGACAACCTCCAGCAGGCGCTCCGCCACGGCCTCGCCCGCCGCGACGGCCCGGCCGTCGCGGCGGTGACCGCCGTCCTCGGCGGGGTGTGGACGCTGGAGGCGGCCTACAGCCGGCTGCTCGCCCTGGCGGAGGAGACCGCCGGGCTCCTGAGCCGCCACCGCCCCGGTCCCGGGGACGTCGAGACCACGCGGACCGCACTGGCCCTCAGCGTGCTCGCGACGAGCCTTTTCCAGGGGCCGCAGGCGACCCGCGCGCTCGTCGCGCTGCGCCGCCTCCCGCCCGCCCCGCCGGACGGTCTCGTCCCGGCGATGGCGACGGTCCTGGCCGCCCTGCCGGAGATCCTCGCCCCCGGCGGCTCCTCCCTGGACGAGCTGTGCGCCCGCGACGAACCGCTCGTCGCCGCCATCGCGAACTGCGTCACCGGATACCTGCGCGAACGCGACGGCGACGTGGCGGGGGCGCTCGCGGCGACCGAGTCGATGATCGGGATGCCCGGCGCGCCGGACATCCCGTGGTGCCGGCTGCTCGCCCACTCGCGCCTCAGCGAACTGCTGATCCAGCTCGACCAGCACGACCGGGCCCTGCACCATCTGCGGATATCGCTGGGGCTGCTGGAGCGGTACCAGTGGCCCGACATGTTCGGGCTGATGTGGGCGCTCGCGTCAGGCCACCTGTCGCTCGGCGAGTACGACGAGGCCGAGCAGTGGCTCGACCAGTCACTGGTCCACGGGCCGGACGAGTCCTTCGGCACGGCCGCCTTCAATCTCGGAGCGCGCGCGGAGATCGCCCTCGGTCGCGGTGACGTCGACACCGGCCTGCGCCTCTGGCGGGAGGCGGTGGAGCGGCTCGCCGCCGAGGACGGCCCGATGCCGCACACCGGCCTCGACCCGTGGACGCTGGAGGCCCAGTGCGTCACCGTCGTCGCGCACGCCCGGCACGGCCGCGTCGCCCTCGTCGAGGACATCGTCGCCGGGCTTCCCGCCAAGCTGGCGGCGCTGGTCGACGGCCCGCCGTTCCCGATGCCCGCCTTCTACATGGACCTGCCGGTCAGCGGCGGGCTGCTGCTCGCGCTCGCCATGGTCGACCTCGCCCGTCCCGGCGCCCCGCCGGCCGTCCGGACGCGGGCGGCCCGGGCGATCGCGCTGGCGCAGCGCCTCCACCACATCCGCTCGTTCCATCCGACCATGTCCACGGCGGCGATCAGCCGCGCGGCCGCGGACGCCGACGGGCCGGCGTATTCCGACGCGGTGTCGGAGTACGCCGGCCTGGGCCGTGAGGAGCTCCGGGCCGCCGCCCGCAAGCTCGCGCGCGAGTTCGGGCGGGGCTAG
- a CDS encoding ABC transporter permease: protein MTTLTHAAADSATMLRRNLRHALRYPSLTMAGMMMPIMIMLLFVGVFGNALGDGVGGAAKGDYIQYVAPGIILMAVASGCMATSVSVCVDMTEGVVDRFRTMAISRSSLLTGHVAGSMIQTLLSTAAVVAVAVAMGFRTSGGAVDWLAAAGLLVLLTFALTWVAVMLGLLAKNPEGASNTPMIIQFLPFVGSTIVPPESMPAGVRWFAEYQPFTPMIETLRGLLTGTPSGRDAAVSVAWCVGLAVAGYVFSKVLFNRKAPR, encoded by the coding sequence ATGACCACGCTCACGCACGCGGCGGCCGACTCCGCGACGATGCTGCGCCGCAACCTGAGGCACGCGCTGCGCTACCCGTCCCTGACGATGGCCGGGATGATGATGCCGATCATGATCATGCTGTTGTTCGTCGGGGTGTTCGGCAACGCGCTCGGCGACGGCGTCGGCGGCGCGGCCAAGGGCGACTACATCCAGTACGTCGCGCCGGGGATCATCCTGATGGCGGTCGCGTCCGGTTGCATGGCGACGTCGGTGTCGGTCTGCGTGGACATGACCGAGGGCGTCGTCGACCGGTTCCGGACGATGGCGATCTCGCGGTCGTCGCTGCTCACCGGGCACGTCGCGGGCAGCATGATCCAGACGCTGCTCAGCACGGCCGCCGTCGTCGCCGTCGCGGTCGCGATGGGCTTCCGGACGAGCGGCGGCGCGGTGGACTGGCTCGCGGCCGCCGGCCTGCTGGTGCTGCTCACGTTCGCGCTGACCTGGGTCGCCGTCATGCTCGGGCTGCTGGCCAAGAACCCGGAGGGCGCGAGCAACACGCCGATGATCATCCAGTTCCTGCCGTTCGTCGGCAGCACGATCGTGCCGCCGGAGTCGATGCCGGCCGGGGTGCGCTGGTTCGCGGAGTACCAGCCCTTCACCCCGATGATCGAGACGCTGCGGGGGCTGCTGACCGGCACGCCGAGCGGGCGGGACGCGGCGGTGTCCGTCGCCTGGTGCGTCGGCCTCGCCGTCGCCGGCTACGTGTTCTCCAAGGTGCTGTTCAACCGGAAGGCGCCCCGCTAG
- a CDS encoding lysophospholipid acyltransferase family protein: MMNDAHPGDDEGAQVIRLGAVREDAPGGDPPGDDRAPERGQFERSLASGLAFLRRRLTGEYEIDEFGFDPEFNSTVLLPMARALYEHWFRVELDGLDNIPEGGALLVANHSGTIPLDALMLSVALHDHADRQVRLLGADLVYQIPVLGHLSRKAGHTLACKADAARLLGKGELVGVFPEGFKGVGKPFSERYKLQRFGRGGFVGTALRAGVPIVPCAIVGAEEIYPKIAELRPLARLLGLPYFPVTPTFPLLGPAGLVPLPSKWVIRFGEPMTLDGHDADAADDPMTVFEITDHVREKVQHLLYETLLRRGPAFL, encoded by the coding sequence ATGATGAACGACGCGCACCCCGGGGACGACGAGGGCGCTCAGGTCATCCGGCTCGGCGCGGTCCGCGAGGACGCCCCGGGCGGGGACCCGCCCGGTGATGACCGGGCGCCCGAGCGAGGCCAGTTCGAACGGTCCCTGGCGTCCGGGCTGGCGTTCCTGCGGCGCCGGCTGACGGGCGAGTACGAGATCGACGAGTTCGGCTTCGACCCCGAGTTCAACTCCACCGTCCTGCTGCCGATGGCCCGCGCCCTCTACGAGCACTGGTTCCGCGTCGAGCTCGACGGCCTGGACAACATCCCCGAGGGCGGCGCCCTCCTCGTCGCCAACCACTCCGGCACGATCCCCCTCGACGCGCTCATGCTGTCGGTCGCCCTGCACGACCACGCCGACCGGCAGGTCCGCCTGCTCGGCGCCGACCTCGTCTACCAGATCCCCGTGCTCGGGCATCTGTCCCGCAAGGCCGGCCACACGCTCGCCTGCAAGGCCGACGCCGCCCGCCTGCTCGGCAAGGGCGAGCTGGTCGGCGTCTTCCCCGAGGGCTTCAAGGGCGTCGGCAAGCCCTTCTCCGAGCGCTACAAGCTCCAGCGCTTCGGCCGCGGCGGCTTCGTCGGCACCGCGCTGCGCGCGGGAGTCCCGATCGTGCCGTGCGCCATCGTCGGCGCCGAGGAGATCTACCCCAAGATCGCCGAGCTGCGCCCGCTGGCCCGCCTCCTCGGCCTCCCCTACTTCCCGGTCACGCCGACGTTCCCGCTGCTCGGCCCTGCCGGGCTCGTCCCGCTCCCGTCCAAGTGGGTGATCCGGTTCGGCGAGCCGATGACGCTGGACGGCCACGACGCGGACGCCGCCGACGACCCCATGACGGTCTTCGAGATCACCGACCACGTGCGGGAGAAGGTCCAGCACCTGCTCTACGAGACGCTGCTGCGCCGGGGCCCCGCCTTTCTCTGA
- a CDS encoding low temperature requirement protein A: MPPLRSRMVARDLGEPHRVSSPLELLFDLTFVAAVSQVAGRLAHATESGHVGDSLAPFLMTFFAIWWAWMNFTWFASAYDTDDVPYRLMTFVQMAGVLILAAGVPDAFGGDFTTVTIGYLVMRVGLVTLWLRAAAAHPEGRATALRYAIGLSVVQVFWVARLALPDQGPMWVFFVCAALDLSVPPIAERPGMTTWHPHHIAERYGLFTIILLGESVLASTNAVQDAVEHGVGGALVTIALAGLAILFALWWIYFSEPAGEGLERRRDRSFLWGYGHYFVFAALAATGAGLETAVASSGHHIEAGARLVAASVTIPVAVVLVMLWVLHAPMRRMNARPGLLVATAVLVLLTTLAAPTVGIPGTLLLIAALLALFLTTTLTRPAPRRPTTDVGSSS; encoded by the coding sequence ATGCCGCCGCTGCGCAGCCGCATGGTCGCTCGCGACCTGGGCGAACCCCACCGGGTCTCCAGTCCCCTGGAGCTGCTGTTCGACCTGACGTTCGTCGCCGCCGTGTCCCAGGTCGCCGGGCGGCTCGCCCACGCCACCGAGAGCGGCCACGTGGGCGACTCGCTCGCGCCGTTCCTCATGACGTTCTTCGCGATCTGGTGGGCGTGGATGAACTTCACGTGGTTCGCCTCCGCCTACGATACCGACGACGTTCCGTACCGGCTCATGACGTTCGTGCAGATGGCGGGCGTCCTCATCCTCGCGGCGGGAGTACCGGACGCGTTCGGGGGCGACTTCACCACCGTGACGATCGGCTACCTCGTCATGCGCGTCGGCCTGGTCACCCTCTGGCTGCGGGCGGCCGCAGCACATCCCGAGGGCCGCGCCACGGCCCTGCGGTACGCGATCGGGCTGTCGGTCGTCCAGGTGTTCTGGGTGGCGCGGCTCGCCCTGCCCGACCAAGGCCCGATGTGGGTGTTCTTCGTGTGCGCCGCGCTCGACCTGTCCGTCCCGCCGATCGCGGAGCGGCCCGGCATGACGACCTGGCACCCGCACCACATCGCCGAACGGTACGGGCTGTTCACGATCATCCTGCTGGGGGAGAGCGTGCTCGCCTCCACGAACGCGGTGCAGGACGCCGTGGAGCACGGGGTCGGCGGCGCCCTGGTCACGATCGCCCTCGCCGGGCTCGCCATCCTGTTCGCGCTCTGGTGGATCTACTTCTCCGAGCCCGCGGGCGAGGGCCTGGAACGGCGCCGCGACCGGTCCTTCCTGTGGGGATACGGCCACTACTTCGTCTTCGCCGCGCTCGCCGCCACCGGCGCCGGCCTGGAGACGGCGGTGGCGTCCTCCGGCCATCACATCGAGGCGGGCGCGCGGCTGGTCGCCGCCTCCGTCACCATCCCCGTCGCCGTCGTCCTGGTCATGCTGTGGGTGCTGCACGCCCCGATGCGGCGCATGAACGCGCGCCCGGGCCTCCTCGTCGCCACAGCCGTCCTGGTGCTCCTCACGACCCTCGCCGCCCCCACCGTCGGCATCCCGGGAACCCTCCTCCTGATAGCCGCGCTCCTGGCCCTCTTCCTCACCACCACCCTCACCCGCCCGGCACCGCGACGCCCGACCACCGACGTAGGATCATCGAGTTGA
- a CDS encoding ATP-binding cassette domain-containing protein: MNIEARQTAIQVAGLRKAFGDKTVLDGIDFEVPRGTVFSLLGPNGAGKTTAVRILSTLIRADGGEVSVAGRDLRRDPDGVRRAIGVTGQYSAVDGLLTGRENLILMADLHRLGKVAGRRAADAMLERFDLVEAANKKAAAYSGGMRRRLDIAMTLIGGPQIIFLDEPTTGLDPRSRRTMWEIIRGLVRGGVTIFLTTQYLEEADHLADRIAVLDGGRLVAEGTSDELKRLVPGGHVRLRFADLAALDAAARTLGSVTRDDDALALQVPGDGGVASLRALLGRLEAASVEVGELSVHTPDLDDVFLALTGTTHEKVASR, encoded by the coding sequence ATGAACATCGAGGCACGGCAGACGGCCATCCAGGTGGCCGGGCTGCGCAAGGCGTTCGGGGACAAGACCGTCCTCGACGGGATCGACTTCGAGGTGCCGCGGGGGACCGTCTTCTCGCTGCTCGGGCCCAACGGGGCGGGGAAGACGACGGCGGTGCGCATCCTGTCCACGCTGATCCGCGCGGACGGCGGCGAGGTCAGCGTCGCGGGGCGGGACCTGCGCAGGGACCCCGACGGGGTGCGCCGGGCGATCGGCGTGACCGGGCAGTACTCGGCGGTGGACGGGCTGCTGACGGGACGGGAGAACCTGATCCTCATGGCGGACCTGCACCGGCTCGGCAAGGTCGCCGGGCGGAGGGCCGCCGACGCGATGCTGGAGCGGTTCGACCTGGTGGAGGCGGCGAACAAGAAGGCGGCCGCCTACTCGGGCGGGATGCGCCGGCGGCTCGACATCGCCATGACGCTGATCGGCGGCCCGCAGATCATCTTTCTGGACGAGCCGACGACCGGGCTCGACCCGCGCAGCCGGCGGACCATGTGGGAGATCATCCGCGGCCTGGTCAGGGGCGGTGTGACGATCTTCCTGACGACGCAGTACCTGGAGGAGGCCGACCATCTCGCCGACCGGATCGCGGTGCTGGACGGCGGCCGGCTGGTCGCCGAGGGAACCTCGGACGAGCTGAAGCGGCTCGTGCCGGGCGGGCACGTCCGGCTGCGGTTCGCCGACCTGGCGGCGCTCGACGCGGCGGCGCGCACGCTCGGCTCGGTGACGCGGGACGACGACGCGCTCGCCCTGCAGGTGCCCGGGGACGGCGGCGTCGCCTCCCTGCGGGCGCTGCTCGGACGGCTGGAGGCGGCGTCGGTCGAGGTCGGCGAGCTGTCCGTGCACACCCCCGATCTGGACGACGTCTTCCTCGCCCTCACCGGCACGACCCACGAGAAGGTGGCCTCCCGATGA
- a CDS encoding dienelactone hydrolase family protein has product MSREISTQEIEIVVHGTAPMTAFVARPAEPGAYPPVLVCAELWGLTGEVRDVARQVAALGHVAIAPDLYHRLGADTAHGMAESDANRERAFGLLARLTRDGVEADLRACLAHVREHEDATGKAGVLGFSLGGHVAFFAATRLDLAAAAIYYPGWLPFAGTALSRPDPLLDAAGEIGARVVMFFAELDHVIDAEQREQIAAGLTAAGVRHEEVVYPGARHAFFFPGREPYDKAAAEDSWSRVRALFAAELPPA; this is encoded by the coding sequence ATGTCGCGAGAAATCAGCACACAGGAGATCGAGATCGTGGTGCACGGCACCGCGCCGATGACCGCGTTCGTGGCCCGTCCGGCGGAGCCCGGCGCCTACCCGCCGGTCCTCGTCTGCGCGGAGCTGTGGGGCCTGACCGGCGAGGTCCGCGACGTCGCCCGGCAGGTCGCCGCCCTCGGCCACGTCGCCATCGCCCCCGACCTCTACCACCGCCTCGGCGCGGACACCGCGCACGGCATGGCCGAGAGCGACGCCAACCGCGAGCGCGCCTTCGGGCTGCTGGCGCGGCTGACCCGCGACGGCGTCGAGGCCGACCTGCGCGCCTGCCTCGCCCACGTCCGGGAGCACGAGGACGCCACCGGGAAGGCCGGGGTCCTCGGCTTCAGCCTGGGCGGCCACGTCGCGTTCTTCGCCGCCACCCGCCTCGACCTCGCCGCGGCCGCGATCTACTACCCCGGCTGGCTGCCGTTCGCGGGCACCGCGCTGAGCCGTCCGGACCCCCTCCTGGACGCCGCCGGGGAGATCGGCGCCCGCGTCGTCATGTTCTTCGCCGAGCTGGACCACGTCATCGACGCGGAGCAGCGCGAGCAGATCGCCGCCGGGCTCACCGCGGCCGGCGTCCGGCACGAGGAGGTCGTCTACCCGGGCGCCAGGCACGCCTTCTTCTTCCCCGGCCGCGAGCCCTACGACAAGGCCGCCGCCGAAGACTCCTGGTCCCGCGTCCGCGCGCTCTTCGCCGCCGAACTGCCCCCCGCCTGA